The following are from one region of the Capsicum annuum cultivar UCD-10X-F1 chromosome 1, UCD10Xv1.1, whole genome shotgun sequence genome:
- the LOC124897622 gene encoding uncharacterized protein LOC124897622, whose product MDVETVKCHLYQSGFIENYFIWKHQGKRDDISETSYGNALHGGGQPIFKENPYRQMILDATSPNFSQGSSWQSYRNSEPESSHPFQHLMEEYPNPVSKKFYDLLDTADAELYPGSSLSQLTVVSRMLNIKMENNMSQRGYNQMMQLLKESLPEDKIVLDNYYQTKNKPRYKRCVGSRKRKLVPFKRMYYFPLTPRLQRLYASHAIAANMRWHHEHKKKDGVMLHPSDSKAWKHFNESHLFFAAELRNVRLGLCTDSFQSFSQSRRKYSSWPVIVTPYNLPPGMCIKEAYMFLTIIVPGPSNPKHKIDVYLQPLIKELTLLWETGVEAFDISKRQNFQLRAALMWTISDFPAYSMLSRWSTAGKLACPYCMEETQSFRLQHGRKQSWFDCHRMFRDQHHPFRRV is encoded by the exons ATGGATGTTGAAACTGTTAAATGTCACCTTTATCAATCTGGATTTATTGagaactattttatttggaagCATCAAGGGAAAAGAGATGATATAAGTGAGACTTCTTATGGTAATGCATTGCATGGTGGTGGTCAACCAATATTCAAAGAGAATCCATACCGACAAATGATTTTGGATGCAACTAGTCCCAACTTTTCTCAGGGTTCAAGCTGGCAATCTTATAGAAATAGTGAACCCGAGTCATCTCATCCTTTTCAACATTTAATGGAGGAATATCCTAATCCCGTTTccaaaaaattttatgatttgttAGATACTGCTGATGCAGAATTATATCCCGGTTCATCCCTCTCTCAACTTACAGTTGTCTCTCGAATGTTGAATATTAAAATGGAGAACAATATGTCACAGAGAGGCTATAACCAAATGATGCAATTGCTTAAGGAGTCTTTACCTGAAGATAAAATCGTGCTTGATAACTATTATCAGACGAAGAA CAAGCCAAGGTATAAGCGTTGTGTTGGCTCTCGTAAGAGGAAATTGGTCCCTTTCAAGAGaatgtattattttcctttgaCTCCGAGATTGCAAAGATTATATGCATCTCATGCTATAGCTGCTAACATGAGATGGCATCATGAGCATAAAAAAAAGGATGGTGTGATGCTCCATCCATCAGATTCTAAGGCTTGGAAGCACTTCAATGAAAGTCATCTCTTTTTTGCCGCTGAACTAAGAAATGTCAGGTTGGGGTTATGTACAGATAGTTTTCAATCATTCAGTCAGTCTAGAAGAAAATATTCTTCGTGGCCAGTGATTGTTACTCCATACAATTTACCTCCAGGAATGTGCATAAAAGAGGCTTATATGTTCTTAACTATCATTGTTCCAGGTCCCAGCAAtcctaaacataaaattgatgtttatctgCAACCCCTAATTAAGGAGTTGACCTTGTTGTGGGAGACGGGTGTGGAAGCATTTGACATCTCAAAAAGGCAAAACTTTCAATTAAGGGCAGCTTTGATGTGGACAATTAGTGACTTTCCTGCATATTCTATGTTATCGAGATGGAGTACTGCAGGTAAATTAGCATGTCCTTATTGTATGGAGGAAACACAATCTTTTAGATTGCAGCATGGAAGAAAACAATCCTGGTTTGATTGCCACAGAATGTTCCGTGACCAGCACCACCCATTTAGGAGAGTTTga
- the LOC124897625 gene encoding uncharacterized protein LOC124897625, whose product MKKAILCYKNFISNIKKHRTTIQPEFVNDHVWERWMELWQSDDCVKKSEINSKNQCGGHEVAAGTHNGGSVTAGEHKTSAASFILFFQQAVVAVSLVFPLCFATILSCYSLLFPFYFAAIPTCLALKIGRDPTPSELHLHVHTHNHNRKSFFGERFRLLHERYEEIIWEKIQCESEIDQLETYYEAAGGAKKKRLFGLGSEATIPPSISLPITNMEELVKQLIPALTTHFLPIVIERVGGTRVQDRAVLDPTPTDDNDDDVDS is encoded by the exons ATGAAGAAGGCTATATTATGCTACAAGAATTTCATTTCCAATATAAAGAAGCATAGAACTACAATTCAACCGGAATTTGTAAATGACCATGTGTGGGAAAGGTGGATGGAACTTTGGCAAAGTGATGACTGTGTTAAGAAGTCCGAGATAAATTCAAAGAATCAATGTGGTGGACATGAAGTAGCTGCTGGGACACACAATGGTGGCTCTGTCACAGCTGGAGAGCACAAAACTT CTGCTGCTagttttatcctattttttcagCAAGCAGTTGTTGCAGTTTCTCttgtttttcctctttgttttgcAACAATTCTTTCCTGCTActctcttctttttcctttttattttgctGCTATACCAACATGTTTG GCTCTTAAAATAGGTCGAGATCCAACTCCAAGCGAGTTACATTTGCACGTCCATACACATAATCATaatagaaaatctttttttggtgAGCGTTTTCGACTTCTACAT GAAAGGTATGAAGAAATTATATGGGAAAAAATACAATGTGAATCTGAAATAGATCAATTGGAGACATATTATGAAGCTGCGGGAGgagcaaagaagaaaagattGTTTGGTCTTGGATCTGAAGCTACAA TACCACCTTCGATTTCTTTACCGATAACAAATATGGAGGAGTTGGTGAAGCAATTGATTCCAGCCCTTACTACTCATTTTCTTCCGATAGTTATTGAGCGTGTTGGTGGTACTAGGGTACAAGATAGGGCCGTGCTTGATCCTACTCCTACTGATGATAATGATGACGACGTTGATTCGTAG